The following proteins come from a genomic window of Paramicrobacterium humi:
- the pdhA gene encoding pyruvate dehydrogenase (acetyl-transferring) E1 component subunit alpha has translation MLLTHSGEYVQLLTPDGERVAAPGFDPWVADLSHDELLSLYEDMVVSRRIDTEATALQRQGEIGLWPPLIGQEAAQVASAHALASDDFVFGSYRENAVAYCRGVDLATMISVWRGNANAGWNPYDINMAAPAIIIGTQALHAVGYAMGCTFDGSDQLAIAYFGDGATSQGDVNEAMVFAASFKAPVIFFCQNNQYAISEPVGVQTTKPIADRAPGFGIPSIRVDGNDVLAVLAATRIAADHARSGQGPMYIEAVTYRMGAHTTSDDPTRYRDDDEIQQWRERDPIDRLHRYLEGLGAMTDEAESAVAAKADAVAKTLRDGCRSLAEPQPLSFFDTVFAEPNHHLARQRSEYEAYLASLGGGEGR, from the coding sequence ATGCTCCTCACACACTCGGGGGAGTACGTGCAATTGCTCACCCCAGACGGCGAACGCGTCGCCGCGCCCGGATTCGACCCGTGGGTCGCCGACCTCTCCCACGACGAGCTGCTCTCGCTCTACGAGGACATGGTCGTCAGCCGGCGCATCGACACCGAGGCCACCGCCTTGCAGCGGCAGGGCGAGATCGGCCTGTGGCCCCCGCTCATCGGCCAGGAGGCCGCGCAGGTCGCCTCCGCTCACGCCCTCGCCTCCGACGACTTCGTCTTCGGCAGCTACCGCGAGAACGCCGTCGCCTACTGCCGCGGCGTCGACCTCGCGACGATGATCTCCGTCTGGCGCGGAAACGCCAACGCCGGCTGGAACCCGTACGACATCAACATGGCCGCGCCCGCGATCATCATCGGCACCCAGGCTCTGCACGCTGTCGGCTACGCCATGGGCTGCACGTTCGATGGCTCCGACCAGCTCGCGATCGCGTACTTCGGCGACGGTGCCACGAGCCAGGGCGACGTCAACGAGGCCATGGTCTTCGCCGCGAGCTTCAAGGCACCCGTGATCTTCTTCTGCCAGAACAACCAGTACGCCATCTCGGAGCCTGTCGGCGTGCAGACGACGAAGCCCATCGCCGATCGCGCTCCGGGCTTCGGCATCCCGAGCATCCGCGTCGACGGCAACGATGTGCTCGCCGTGCTCGCGGCCACCCGCATCGCCGCCGATCATGCCCGCTCCGGCCAGGGCCCCATGTACATCGAAGCGGTCACCTACCGCATGGGCGCTCACACGACGAGCGACGACCCCACGCGCTACCGCGACGACGACGAGATCCAGCAGTGGCGCGAACGCGACCCGATCGATCGCCTGCACCGCTATCTCGAGGGCCTCGGCGCCATGACCGACGAGGCCGAGTCGGCCGTCGCCGCCAAGGCAGACGCCGTCGCCAAGACGTTGAGGGACGGATGCCGCTCGCTCGCCGAGCCGCAGCCGCTCAGCTTCTTCGACACCGTGTTCGCCGAGCCCAACCACCATCTCGCCCGGCAGCGCAGCGAGTACGAGGCGTACCTCGCTTCCCTCGGCGGAGGTGAGGGCCGATGA
- a CDS encoding alpha-ketoacid dehydrogenase subunit beta, whose protein sequence is MSDTTAPNIEAAEGVRTLTLSKAINEGLRRALQDDDKVVLMGEDIGELGGVFRVTDGLKAEFGAKRVIDTPLAEAGIIGTAVGLAYRGYRPVCEIQFDGFIYPGFDQIVTQVAKLHARTSGDVRMPITIRVPFGGGIGSVEHHSESPEAYFAHTAGLRVVACSNPQDAYSMLREAVASDDPVLFFEPKRRYWMKGEVDLDAEPDLTMGSARVLTNGTDVTLVAYGPLVPTALDAAAAAADDGVSVEVIDVRSLQPVDFATIEASVRVTGRLVITHEAQRFGGIGAEIASTITERCFEYLEAAPQRITGFDTPYPPAAFEEHFLPDLDRILDGIDRAMGRRNSLSGWRFEQ, encoded by the coding sequence ATGAGCGACACGACGGCTCCGAACATCGAGGCGGCCGAAGGGGTGCGCACGCTCACCCTGTCGAAGGCCATCAACGAGGGGCTCCGCCGCGCCCTGCAGGACGACGACAAGGTCGTGCTCATGGGCGAGGACATCGGCGAGCTCGGCGGCGTGTTCCGCGTCACCGACGGGCTCAAGGCCGAGTTCGGCGCGAAGCGGGTCATCGACACTCCGCTTGCGGAGGCCGGCATCATCGGCACGGCGGTCGGTCTCGCCTATCGGGGCTACCGCCCGGTGTGCGAGATCCAGTTCGACGGCTTCATCTACCCGGGCTTCGACCAGATCGTCACGCAAGTGGCGAAGCTGCACGCGCGCACGAGCGGGGACGTGCGCATGCCGATCACCATCCGCGTTCCCTTCGGCGGCGGCATCGGCTCCGTCGAGCACCACTCGGAGTCCCCTGAGGCGTATTTCGCACACACGGCCGGCCTGCGCGTCGTCGCGTGCTCGAACCCGCAAGACGCGTACTCGATGCTGCGTGAGGCGGTCGCGAGCGACGATCCGGTGCTGTTCTTCGAGCCCAAGCGCCGCTACTGGATGAAGGGCGAGGTCGACCTCGACGCCGAGCCCGACCTCACGATGGGCAGCGCCCGCGTGCTGACGAACGGCACCGACGTCACTCTCGTCGCGTACGGACCGCTCGTTCCCACAGCGCTCGACGCCGCGGCGGCGGCAGCCGACGACGGCGTTTCGGTCGAGGTGATCGACGTGCGCTCCCTCCAGCCGGTCGACTTCGCCACGATCGAGGCATCGGTGCGCGTCACCGGCCGACTCGTCATCACGCACGAGGCCCAGCGTTTCGGCGGCATCGGCGCCGAGATCGCGTCCACGATCACCGAACGGTGCTTCGAGTACCTCGAGGCGGCTCCGCAGCGCATCACGGGCTTCGACACCCCATACCCGCCCGCCGCGTTCGAGGAGCACTTCCTGCCCGATCTCGACCGCATCCTCGACGGCATCGATCGCGCCATGGGGCGCCGAAACTCGCTCTCCGGATGGAGGTTCGAGCAGTGA
- a CDS encoding dihydrolipoamide acetyltransferase family protein produces the protein MTAKDFPLPDLGEGLTESEIVSWKVAEGDAVTLNQVIAEVETAKALVELPSPFDGTIARLYASEGETVQVGQPIVSFELGGDTDSAPTATTAKPEREPVLVGWGPKKEGGDRPRRRRRSWDDESREQATPERQSPADSTPTPDAAAPPRPERPRSTPPVRTFAKELGIDLTELTGTGPDGVITREDVQRANDSRAQAAPDGARRGSTEREVRTPIRGVRKATAAAMVSSAFTAPHATEFLTVDVTRTSELVTRLRAQHPNRRITVMTIVAKAMLFAVRRTPEANSHWDDDAQEIVQYGYVNLGVAAATARGLVVPVVRDADALGFVELADAITELVSAARDGSVTPEQLGGGTLSLTNVGVFGVDAGTPILTPGQAAILAAGAVRRRPWEHDGGIELRDVLTLSLSFDHRLLDGEQASRFLVDVGRLLEEPGTAFALA, from the coding sequence GTGACCGCGAAGGACTTTCCCCTTCCCGACCTCGGCGAGGGACTCACCGAATCCGAGATCGTCAGCTGGAAGGTGGCCGAGGGTGACGCGGTGACACTCAACCAGGTGATAGCCGAGGTCGAGACGGCGAAGGCGCTCGTCGAGCTGCCTTCGCCGTTCGATGGCACCATCGCGCGCCTGTACGCGAGCGAGGGGGAGACCGTGCAAGTGGGGCAGCCCATCGTCTCCTTCGAGCTCGGAGGCGACACCGACAGTGCGCCGACGGCAACCACGGCGAAGCCCGAGCGGGAACCCGTCCTCGTCGGCTGGGGACCGAAGAAGGAGGGCGGAGACAGGCCACGCCGACGCCGGCGCAGCTGGGACGACGAGTCCCGCGAACAGGCGACCCCCGAGAGGCAGAGCCCGGCGGATTCGACGCCGACTCCGGATGCCGCGGCGCCGCCGCGGCCGGAACGACCCCGCTCCACGCCTCCCGTTCGGACGTTCGCGAAGGAGCTCGGAATCGACCTGACCGAGCTAACGGGCACCGGTCCCGACGGCGTCATCACGCGGGAGGACGTGCAGCGCGCGAACGATTCGCGCGCACAGGCGGCACCCGACGGCGCGCGGCGCGGCAGCACGGAACGCGAGGTGCGGACGCCGATCCGCGGCGTGCGCAAGGCCACCGCCGCCGCGATGGTGAGCTCCGCGTTCACGGCCCCGCACGCCACCGAGTTCCTGACCGTGGACGTGACGCGCACGAGCGAGCTCGTGACACGACTTCGCGCGCAGCATCCGAACAGGCGCATCACCGTCATGACGATCGTCGCGAAGGCGATGCTGTTCGCCGTCCGGCGCACTCCGGAGGCGAACTCTCACTGGGACGACGACGCCCAGGAGATCGTCCAATACGGCTACGTCAATCTCGGCGTGGCCGCGGCAACTGCGCGGGGTCTCGTCGTTCCCGTCGTGCGCGACGCCGACGCTCTCGGCTTCGTCGAACTCGCCGACGCGATCACGGAGCTCGTCTCGGCCGCGCGCGACGGCTCGGTGACACCCGAGCAGCTCGGCGGCGGCACGCTCTCGCTCACGAACGTCGGCGTGTTCGGCGTCGACGCGGGAACGCCGATCCTCACGCCTGGTCAGGCCGCGATCCTCGCAGCCGGCGCCGTGCGCCGCCGCCCGTGGGAGCACGACGGCGGCATCGAGCTGCGGGATGTGCTCACCCTGAGTCTGTCGTTCGACCACCGGCTGCTTGACGGCGAGCAGGCGTCACGCTTCCTCGTCGATGTCGGCCGGCTGCTGGAGGAGCCGGGCACGGCATTCGCGCTGGCGTAG
- a CDS encoding InlB B-repeat-containing protein, whose protein sequence is MIRRTALRRTLHGVAVAAIASIGLPAIPAHEINVATASELVVAVAGLSDGEAATVVLDVPLTLEEELDVPSGVALTIDLSGHDLTIAASHEGDAGIGVPVSSAFTLTDRIDDSRARAAITGAVGGAGIGGDAGEKTGEIRITAARVEAHGGDCGAGIGAGRGGAAGTVHVIAGDVTATGSAGAAGIGGGCGSDGGVLEIGSEATVTLEGAEGPAFGGVAKDGAERAFGRLDNAGVLRIASGTLTVPSGASAEQPLMRNTGRLEIGEQARLVAEGVVENAGTITPADRVDHVENVHGHRHLLSFEDADGTVTAFTVLAASLSGAGIELPTRERPDARFDGWSGPDGTPFTTASPLTPASGDADVIRLRVRWIVAVRFNGLDAPIVELAAGSTVAQPFSPLRDGYRFAGWADAAGSPWDFRAPVHGDLELYATWAPSDDGTTSGPAPGLVAVTGTVRSSPMTTPAHPAPASDREKEPTATIGRVDASMIGLGVLVLLMVGGMAFGFGSGARE, encoded by the coding sequence GTGATCCGGAGAACCGCGCTGCGTCGCACGCTGCACGGCGTCGCCGTCGCTGCGATCGCGAGCATCGGGCTCCCGGCGATCCCGGCGCACGAGATCAACGTCGCCACCGCCTCAGAACTTGTCGTCGCCGTCGCGGGACTCTCTGACGGGGAGGCGGCGACAGTCGTCCTCGACGTGCCCCTCACGCTCGAGGAAGAGCTCGACGTCCCCTCCGGCGTCGCCCTGACGATCGACCTGTCCGGACACGACCTCACGATCGCCGCGTCGCACGAGGGCGACGCGGGAATCGGCGTCCCCGTCTCAAGCGCGTTCACGCTCACCGACCGCATTGACGACTCGCGCGCCCGTGCGGCGATCACGGGCGCCGTCGGAGGAGCGGGGATCGGCGGCGACGCCGGGGAGAAAACCGGTGAGATCCGGATCACCGCCGCCCGCGTCGAAGCGCACGGAGGTGACTGCGGTGCGGGCATCGGCGCCGGTCGCGGCGGAGCAGCGGGGACCGTGCACGTGATCGCCGGTGACGTCACGGCGACCGGCTCGGCGGGCGCCGCCGGAATCGGCGGCGGCTGCGGAAGCGACGGCGGGGTGCTTGAGATCGGGTCCGAGGCGACGGTGACGCTCGAGGGCGCCGAGGGACCGGCGTTCGGCGGCGTCGCGAAGGACGGCGCCGAGCGCGCGTTCGGTCGGCTCGACAACGCAGGCGTGCTCCGCATCGCGTCCGGGACTCTCACTGTCCCATCGGGTGCTTCCGCCGAGCAGCCCCTGATGCGCAACACGGGCCGGCTCGAAATCGGCGAGCAGGCGCGCCTGGTCGCCGAGGGCGTCGTCGAGAATGCCGGGACGATCACGCCGGCCGACCGCGTCGACCACGTCGAGAACGTGCACGGTCACCGGCACCTGCTGAGCTTCGAGGATGCCGACGGCACGGTCACCGCCTTCACGGTGCTTGCCGCGAGTCTCTCGGGCGCCGGCATCGAGTTGCCGACTCGTGAGCGGCCCGACGCGCGCTTCGACGGCTGGAGCGGCCCGGACGGGACGCCGTTCACGACGGCGTCGCCGCTGACGCCCGCCAGCGGCGACGCGGATGTCATACGGCTTCGCGTCCGCTGGATCGTCGCGGTTCGCTTCAACGGGCTCGACGCTCCGATCGTCGAGCTCGCCGCGGGCTCGACGGTGGCGCAACCGTTCTCGCCGCTCCGCGACGGGTACCGGTTCGCAGGCTGGGCGGATGCCGCCGGGTCACCCTGGGACTTCCGCGCCCCCGTGCACGGCGACCTCGAGCTGTACGCCACGTGGGCGCCGAGCGACGACGGGACGACGAGCGGGCCGGCACCGGGGCTCGTCGCCGTCACCGGGACGGTGCGCTCCTCGCCGATGACGACACCCGCGCATCCGGCGCCCGCCAGCGACAGGGAGAAAGAGCCCACGGCGACGATCGGTCGCGTTGACGCGAGCATGATCGGCCTGGGTGTTCTCGTGCTCCTCATGGTGGGCGGCATGGCGTTCGGCTTCGGAAGCGGCGCTCGTGAGTGA
- a CDS encoding DUF1214 domain-containing protein: MGSFLAWIAHSGIVQGIIIGAALAFLTAILILNTVIRSMTTTVNGWSAIRDCGMPGNGILTRAACAKALPMVNVFEEAAYWTAARDSSRRPLTGRNAYVLHFPAGGLPPNHAFWSLTATDPVGYAPSSPTRPTSVSGRSSLAVNRDGSLDLYLQAAAPRGRERNWLPTPAGRFKLMLRAYLPGAAILDGTYRVPEVVRSP; encoded by the coding sequence ATGGGAAGCTTCCTCGCGTGGATCGCCCACTCCGGGATCGTGCAGGGGATCATCATCGGCGCCGCACTGGCTTTCCTGACCGCCATTCTGATCCTCAACACGGTGATCAGGTCGATGACGACGACGGTCAACGGCTGGAGCGCAATCCGGGACTGCGGAATGCCTGGAAACGGCATCCTCACGCGCGCCGCCTGTGCCAAGGCTCTGCCGATGGTGAACGTGTTCGAGGAAGCCGCATACTGGACCGCCGCGAGAGACAGCTCAAGGCGGCCGCTGACCGGCCGGAACGCGTACGTGCTCCATTTCCCTGCGGGGGGACTCCCGCCGAACCACGCCTTCTGGTCGTTGACGGCGACCGATCCGGTCGGCTACGCGCCGAGCAGTCCGACTCGCCCGACGAGCGTGAGCGGCCGGTCCTCGCTCGCGGTGAATCGGGACGGCTCCCTGGATCTCTATCTCCAGGCCGCGGCGCCGAGAGGACGCGAGCGAAACTGGCTGCCGACGCCGGCCGGCAGGTTCAAGCTCATGCTTCGCGCCTATCTCCCGGGCGCCGCGATACTCGACGGCACGTACCGGGTGCCGGAAGTCGTCAGGTCGCCGTGA
- a CDS encoding DUF1254 domain-containing protein yields the protein MNRLIVRYGYPLTGVILVIFAWVVVQRAARGWNEIIPLALAAAIVWAIGTPLFVFAWPRITVGGFKRAIVRRGLGDGPIPVNTLQAARETSSSAATGSLLTTGSDDLVYVAGWLDVRQEPHVLHVPDMAGRYYSVQFTEPSSGANVAYVGTRTTGEGAGEYLLTGPGWTGAVPAGMAHLALPSASALVIGRIFFAGDDDLAAARELARGMRLTPLGAAAG from the coding sequence ATGAATCGGCTCATCGTGAGGTACGGCTACCCGCTGACCGGCGTCATCCTCGTGATCTTCGCCTGGGTCGTCGTGCAGCGGGCGGCGCGCGGCTGGAACGAGATCATTCCTCTGGCTCTTGCGGCGGCGATCGTCTGGGCGATCGGCACACCGCTGTTCGTCTTCGCCTGGCCGCGAATCACCGTCGGCGGCTTCAAACGAGCGATCGTGCGGCGCGGACTCGGCGACGGTCCGATCCCCGTGAACACTCTGCAGGCCGCACGCGAGACCTCGTCGTCGGCCGCGACCGGGAGCCTGTTGACGACCGGCTCCGACGACCTCGTCTATGTCGCCGGCTGGCTCGACGTCCGACAGGAACCGCACGTGCTTCACGTCCCCGACATGGCAGGCCGCTACTACAGCGTGCAGTTCACGGAGCCGTCAAGCGGCGCGAACGTCGCCTACGTCGGCACGCGGACGACGGGGGAGGGGGCCGGGGAGTACCTGCTCACGGGGCCCGGCTGGACGGGCGCCGTGCCGGCGGGAATGGCGCACCTCGCCCTTCCGTCTGCATCCGCGCTCGTGATCGGACGGATATTCTTCGCCGGAGATGACGACCTCGCGGCTGCCCGGGAACTCGCGCGGGGGATGCGACTGACGCCGCTCGGCGCGGCTGCGGGCTGA
- a CDS encoding SACE_7040 family transcriptional regulator, translated as MSEHSGARTGAKLHRRDALLDAAAAMFAERGFNGVSMEELGAAVGVSGPAVYRHFSSKQAVLAEILIDVSTALLEGGTRRTRREQDDEAALHALIAFHVDFALDNPDVIRVQDRDLHSLAPDEAHTVRSLQRRYVELWVGVLERLTPEVPTPRLRVRAHAAFGLMNSTPHTLDSRNTLDPGQLRAVLERMAFAALTS; from the coding sequence ATGTCGGAGCACTCCGGCGCTCGCACGGGAGCGAAGCTGCATCGCCGCGACGCGCTCCTCGACGCTGCCGCCGCCATGTTCGCCGAACGCGGGTTCAACGGCGTATCGATGGAGGAGCTCGGTGCCGCCGTCGGCGTGTCCGGACCGGCCGTGTACCGGCATTTCTCCAGCAAGCAGGCCGTCCTCGCCGAGATCCTCATCGACGTGAGCACCGCGCTGCTCGAGGGCGGCACGCGGAGGACCCGCCGGGAGCAGGACGATGAAGCGGCGCTGCACGCCCTCATCGCCTTCCACGTGGACTTCGCCCTCGACAATCCCGACGTCATCCGCGTTCAGGATCGCGACCTGCACTCTCTCGCGCCCGACGAAGCGCACACGGTGCGCTCGCTGCAGCGCCGCTATGTCGAGCTGTGGGTCGGCGTCCTCGAACGCCTCACGCCTGAGGTGCCGACGCCTCGCCTTCGCGTTCGCGCGCACGCGGCGTTCGGGCTCATGAACTCGACGCCGCACACGCTCGATTCGCGAAACACCCTCGATCCGGGTCAGCTTCGCGCGGTGCTCGAGCGCATGGCCTTCGCCGCGCTCACGAGCTGA
- a CDS encoding carboxyl transferase domain-containing protein yields the protein MHTLTSSVDAASPEAARNAEAQRDLVAELHDRLDRVRHGGSERSRERHLARGKLLPRDRIDRLLDEGSPFLEVAPLAASGLYDDASPGAGVVAGIGLVHGRHVMVICNDATVKGGTYYPMTVKKHLRAQEIAFENRLPCISLVDSGGAFLPMQDEVFPDREHFGRIFYNQARMSAAGIPQIAAVLGSCTAGGAYVPAMSDETVIVRGQGTIFLGGPPLVKAATGEVVTAEELGGGDVHARISGVTDHLAEDDDDALRIVRDIVLTLPAPAGPVWEVRESRDPVVPPDELYAAVPTDLQVPYDVREVIARLVDGSEFHEFKREYGETLVTGFAHVHGHPVGIVANNGVLFSESALKGAHFIELCDQRGIPLLFLQNISGFMVGRDYEAGGIAKHGAKMVTAVATTRVPKLTVVIGGSFGAGNYSMCGRAYSPRFLWMWPASRVSVMGGPQAAGVLATVKRDGMTSRGEEWSADDEEAFRAPIRDQYERQGSPYYSTARLWDDGIIDPADTRTVLGLALDVCARVPLAEPGFGLFRM from the coding sequence ATGCACACACTGACGAGCAGCGTCGACGCGGCCTCGCCCGAGGCCGCGCGAAACGCCGAAGCTCAACGCGACCTCGTCGCCGAGCTGCACGACCGGCTCGATCGAGTGCGCCACGGCGGCTCCGAGCGCAGCCGGGAACGGCACCTCGCTCGCGGAAAGCTTCTGCCTCGCGACCGCATCGATCGGCTTCTGGACGAGGGCAGCCCGTTCCTCGAGGTCGCGCCGCTCGCGGCATCCGGCCTCTACGACGACGCGTCGCCCGGAGCGGGCGTCGTGGCGGGCATCGGGCTCGTGCACGGCCGGCACGTCATGGTCATCTGCAACGACGCGACCGTCAAAGGCGGCACGTACTACCCGATGACGGTGAAGAAGCACTTGCGGGCCCAGGAGATCGCGTTCGAGAACCGCCTCCCGTGCATCAGCCTCGTCGACTCCGGAGGCGCGTTCCTGCCGATGCAGGACGAGGTGTTTCCCGACCGGGAGCACTTCGGGCGCATCTTCTACAACCAGGCGCGCATGTCGGCCGCCGGAATCCCGCAGATCGCTGCCGTTCTCGGCTCGTGCACGGCGGGCGGCGCGTACGTGCCGGCGATGAGCGACGAGACGGTCATCGTGCGCGGGCAGGGCACGATCTTCCTCGGCGGCCCACCGCTCGTGAAGGCGGCCACAGGCGAGGTCGTGACCGCGGAAGAGCTCGGCGGAGGGGACGTGCACGCGCGCATCAGCGGCGTCACCGACCACCTCGCCGAGGACGACGATGACGCCCTCCGCATCGTGCGCGACATCGTCCTGACGCTGCCCGCCCCGGCCGGGCCCGTGTGGGAGGTTCGCGAGTCTCGAGATCCCGTCGTGCCGCCCGACGAGCTGTACGCCGCCGTGCCCACCGACCTCCAAGTGCCGTACGACGTGCGCGAGGTGATCGCGCGCCTCGTGGACGGCAGCGAGTTCCACGAGTTCAAGCGCGAGTACGGTGAGACGCTCGTCACCGGTTTCGCGCACGTGCACGGCCACCCGGTCGGCATCGTCGCCAACAACGGAGTGCTGTTCTCGGAATCGGCGCTCAAGGGCGCCCACTTCATCGAGCTGTGCGACCAGCGGGGCATCCCGCTGCTCTTCCTGCAGAACATCTCGGGGTTCATGGTCGGCCGCGACTATGAGGCCGGCGGCATCGCGAAGCACGGGGCCAAGATGGTGACGGCCGTCGCGACGACGCGCGTGCCGAAGCTCACCGTCGTGATCGGCGGCTCGTTCGGCGCGGGCAACTACTCCATGTGCGGCCGCGCCTACTCGCCGCGGTTCCTCTGGATGTGGCCCGCCTCGCGCGTCTCGGTGATGGGCGGCCCGCAGGCCGCCGGCGTTCTCGCGACGGTGAAGCGCGACGGGATGACCTCGCGCGGCGAGGAGTGGTCAGCCGACGACGAAGAAGCCTTCCGCGCGCCCATCCGCGACCAGTACGAACGGCAGGGCAGCCCGTACTACTCCACAGCGCGGCTCTGGGATGACGGCATCATCGATCCCGCCGACACGCGAACGGTGCTCGGCCTCGCGCTCGACGTGTGCGCGCGGGTTCCGCTCGCCGAGCCGGGCTTCGGCCTGTTCAGGATGTGA
- a CDS encoding acetyl/propionyl/methylcrotonyl-CoA carboxylase subunit alpha, translated as MFTTVLVANRGEIARRVIRTLRRMGIRSVAVYSDADAAEPHVREADVAVRLGPARPAESYLNIARIVDAAVRAGAEAIHPGYGFLSENAAFAQAVSDAGLVFIGPGVEALEVMGDKIRAKQRVTRDGVPVIPGIAEPGLDDDALTAAAAQIGYPVLIKPSAGGGGKGMLDVSDPSELPEALRAARRVAATAFGDDTLFLERLVTAPRHIEVQVLADEHGRVIHLGERECSLQRRHQKVIEEAPSPLIDEDTRERIGAAACAVARSVDYRGAGTVEFLVSAEQPGEFFFMEMNTRLQVEHPVTELVTGIDIVEQQLRIAAGEPLAVEQEQIRLSGHAVEARVYAEDDQFLPQAGRVLELRLPDEVRVDSGIAGGSVIGGDYDPMLAKIIAHAGTREHAFAALARALERTVVLGVTTNTRFLHGLVTDPGVLSGDFDTTTIDRRIAERAPAEVPETTWRAAALALHADAWRSAPTDSVWAAPTGWRLGGAPRGIDYRLSCDGEERTLRVAGRPEAASVDSSPAACRAVDGALLVHIDGLTTTIEAARDDDVLWLHDGHGARAFRIIDRDAATAHARGAADDAAPELRSPMPGTVVAVAADDGTHVAEGDTILVIEAMKMEHRITAPRAGRVDLHVGHGQAVARDAVVATVVPDDQETSDERGRAEPGDHPAPTPHEGDQSEHRTR; from the coding sequence ATGTTCACGACCGTCCTCGTCGCCAACCGCGGAGAGATCGCACGCCGCGTGATCCGCACGCTGCGCCGCATGGGCATCCGTTCTGTCGCCGTGTACAGCGATGCGGATGCCGCTGAGCCGCACGTGCGCGAGGCCGACGTCGCGGTGCGCCTCGGCCCCGCGCGCCCCGCGGAGAGCTACCTCAACATCGCGCGCATCGTCGATGCGGCTGTGCGCGCCGGCGCGGAGGCGATCCACCCCGGATACGGGTTCCTCTCCGAGAACGCCGCATTCGCGCAGGCCGTCTCGGACGCTGGGCTGGTGTTCATCGGCCCGGGCGTCGAGGCCCTCGAGGTCATGGGCGACAAGATCCGCGCCAAGCAGCGCGTCACCCGCGACGGCGTGCCGGTCATCCCCGGCATCGCGGAGCCCGGTCTCGATGACGACGCGCTCACAGCGGCCGCCGCGCAGATCGGCTATCCCGTGCTCATCAAGCCGTCAGCGGGCGGAGGCGGGAAAGGCATGCTCGACGTGTCGGACCCGAGTGAGCTGCCCGAGGCGCTGCGGGCCGCGCGCCGGGTCGCGGCCACGGCGTTCGGCGACGACACGCTCTTCCTCGAACGCCTCGTCACCGCGCCACGGCACATCGAGGTGCAAGTGCTCGCCGACGAGCACGGCCGCGTCATCCATCTGGGTGAGCGCGAATGCTCCCTGCAGCGCCGGCACCAGAAGGTGATCGAGGAAGCGCCGTCGCCCCTCATCGACGAGGACACGCGCGAGCGCATCGGCGCCGCCGCGTGCGCCGTCGCGCGCAGCGTCGACTACCGCGGCGCCGGCACCGTCGAATTCCTCGTCTCCGCCGAACAGCCCGGGGAGTTCTTCTTCATGGAGATGAACACTCGACTGCAGGTGGAGCACCCGGTGACCGAGCTCGTCACCGGCATCGACATCGTCGAGCAGCAGCTGCGCATCGCCGCGGGGGAGCCGCTCGCCGTCGAGCAGGAGCAGATCCGCCTGTCCGGGCACGCCGTCGAAGCGCGTGTGTACGCCGAGGACGACCAGTTCCTCCCGCAGGCCGGGCGTGTGCTCGAGCTCCGCCTCCCCGACGAGGTCCGCGTCGACAGCGGCATCGCCGGCGGCAGCGTCATCGGCGGGGACTACGACCCGATGCTCGCGAAGATCATCGCGCACGCCGGCACGAGAGAGCACGCGTTCGCCGCCCTCGCCCGAGCCCTCGAGCGAACGGTCGTGCTCGGCGTGACGACGAACACCCGGTTCCTGCACGGACTCGTCACCGATCCCGGCGTGCTCAGCGGCGACTTCGACACCACGACGATCGACCGCCGGATCGCAGAACGCGCACCTGCGGAGGTGCCCGAGACGACGTGGCGGGCCGCCGCGCTGGCGCTGCACGCCGACGCCTGGCGCTCCGCCCCGACCGACTCCGTCTGGGCGGCGCCGACCGGCTGGCGTCTGGGCGGCGCCCCGCGAGGCATCGACTATCGGCTGAGCTGCGACGGCGAGGAGCGCACGCTGCGCGTGGCCGGGCGCCCCGAAGCGGCATCCGTCGACTCCTCTCCCGCCGCGTGCCGCGCCGTCGACGGCGCCCTGCTCGTGCACATCGACGGGCTCACGACGACGATAGAAGCCGCGCGCGACGATGACGTGCTGTGGCTGCACGACGGGCACGGCGCGCGCGCCTTCAGAATCATCGACCGGGACGCCGCAACGGCCCACGCCCGCGGCGCCGCCGACGACGCGGCGCCCGAATTGCGCTCGCCCATGCCCGGAACGGTCGTCGCCGTCGCAGCCGACGACGGGACGCACGTGGCCGAGGGGGACACGATCCTCGTCATCGAGGCGATGAAGATGGAGCATCGCATCACGGCCCCGCGCGCCGGCCGGGTGGACCTGCACGTCGGGCACGGGCAAGCGGTCGCGCGCGATGCGGTCGTTGCGACGGTGGTTCCCGACGACCAGGAGACGTCCGACGAACGGGGGAGAGCCGAACCCGGCGATCATCCCGCCCCGACACCTCACGAAGGAGATCAGAGTGAACATCGAACTCGATGA